The Raphanus sativus cultivar WK10039 chromosome 2, ASM80110v3, whole genome shotgun sequence genome includes a region encoding these proteins:
- the LOC108818892 gene encoding metal-independent phosphoserine phosphatase, whose translation MGHECIDASKEFKWGEDVNVKSEVTEIVLVRHGETTWNAAGRIQGQIESDLNEIGQKQAVAIAERLGKEERPIAIYSSDLKRAKDTALKIAETCFCSKVTEVPELKERHVGSLQGLYWKEGAEKEPEAYSAFFSSQNDLKIPGGGESFDQLCERSMNALVQIAKKHKGERVIVVTHGGVLRAIYMSITQASSAGKLLNASVNVVRFSDEKWIIDSWSDVSHLSSVGFLQRGFDGDAKP comes from the exons ATGGGTCATGAAtg TATCGATGCATCAAAGGAGTTCAAGTGGGGTGAGGACGTCAACGTTAAAAGTGAAGTGACTGAGATTGTTCTTGTTCGTCATGGAGAAACCACATGGAATGCTGCTGGAAGAATCCAG GGACAAATTGAATCGGATCTTAACGAAATTGGACAAAAGCAGGCTGTTGCA ATCGCTGAGAGACTGGGAAAAGAGGAGAGACCCATAGCTATATATTCATCAGACCTCAAGCGAGCCAAAGACACTGCTCTCAAGATCGCGGAAACATGTTTTTGTTCCAAG gTGACTGAAGTACCTGAATTAAAAGAGAGGCATGTGGGTAGTCTTCAAGGGCTATATTGGAAAGAAGGAGCAGAGAAAGAACCTGAAGCTTACTCTGCTTTCTTTTCTTCCCAAAATGACCTCAAGATTCC GGGAGGAGGAGAGAGCTTTGACCAACTTTGTGAGAGATCCATGAATGCCCTTGTGCAAATTGCAAAGAAGCACAAAG GAGAGAGAGTGATAGTAGTGACTCATGGGGGAGTTTTGAGGGCAATTTACATGAGCATCACACAAGCTTCCTCTGCTGGGAAACTCCTCAATGCTTCGGTGAATGTTGTTCGCTTCAGTGACGAGAAATGGATCATTGATTCATGGAGCGATGTATCGCATCTCTCATCCGTTGGATTCCTCCAACGTGGCTTTGATGGAGATGCCAAGCCCTAG